The Ruania halotolerans genome contains the following window.
CGGCGTTCTCGCCGGCGGTGACCCGGTCCCTGATTGCACTGGCCACCCACGGAGGGGATGGACGCGCACCGCTCGAGCCCACGGCACGCGAGTCTGCGCTGGCTCGGCTCGAGGTGCTCACCACGCGTGAGCGAGAGGTGGGGGCAGCGGTGGCGCAGGGTCTGTCCAACGGGGAGATCGGCGTGCAGATGCACCTGTCCACGTCGAGTGTGAAGGTGCACCTGTCGGCTGCGTTGGCCAAGCTCGGCCTGTCCAACCGCGTGCAGTTGGCGATCCTCGTGCATACGGCGTCCGGAGATGGCGCGAGCGACTAGCCGCGATCCGGCGCCACCGTGCGGTCAGTGCAGGGCTGCTGTGCCAGATCAGGCGAACTCATCAGCGAGCCGATGATGGCGTGGGTCTTACGTGCGCCTGGCGCGGCCGGTCTCCACGCGGGAGAGGTGCCGGGTATGCGCTCGCGCACCTGAGTCAGATCTACCTTGGTCCGGCGATCGTGGAGTACATCGAGCGGATCGAAGCCACCTTCGAGCCGTACGGGGGCCGGTGGTTGGTCCACGGGACTTCCCCCGAGGTCATCGAGGGAGAACTCGATGGCGACATCGTGATCATCGGCTTTCCCACAGTGCAGGCGGCGCGCCGGTGGTACGACTCACCGGCGTACCGGCACTCACAGATTGATGGTGACGTCCCCGGCTTCGCGCAGGTCCGCAAGGATGCCCTCGACCGCTGCATTCTGTTGCTCGGAGGTCGCCTGCGAGGCGAGCTGATCGCGGACCTCTTCGAAGGGCGGGATCTCGGTCTCGTCACCGGTCTGCTCACCCTGAGCCTCCGCCTGCTCGACGAGGGCGTCGTACTGTTCACGCAGCTCGTCCTCGCTCGGCTCCTCGACGTCCGCCTCGGACTCGATGAACGTGCTGACCTGGTACTGCGAAGCCGCGTCCGCACGCACCTGCTCCTCGGTGACGCCCTGCTCCTCAAGAGCAGCGATCACCTCGTCGGCAGAGCCGAGGCCGTTCTGTGCGGCGACATCTTCGAGGGTGGCCTGAATGTCCTCGTCCGTGGGCTCGATCCCGGCGTCGCTCGCCGCCTGGGTCAACAGGCGGTTGTTCACGAGCAACTCGACAACCTGCTGCTTCAGTGCATCCTGATCGACTTCTTCACCAGTGGTCTGCTGGGACATCGCAGCCTGCTGCAACTGACCCTCGTAACTGCTGAGGAACTCATCCCGGCCGATCTCCTCACCATTGACCACGGCAACCACATCAGGGAGGTCGTCGGTGTCGGCCTCGGGGAACTCCGGGCCGCCTTCGCCCTCGGGCGCCGGGGTATCGTCGGTGGCGCTGGCCGATGGTTCGGTCTCGGCCGGGTCGCCCTCGCCGTCAGAGCCGGATGTGCAGCCGGCGAGTGCGACGACCGCAGCCACCGAGACGGCGATGAGCGGACGCGTGATCGACATGGTGACTCCTCATGGTGGGTACAGACCATGCGACGGTACACATACCGCGCTGGGAGCGAGACCAGGCAATGATCAGGCGACGTTCAGGAACGGGGAAATTGCGGGCGGCGCGAAGGCTGAGGTGATACGTGTCACCCGGTCATGTCACGATAGAAGCACAGACCGACGTGCCGCGTGCCGGTGGGGCGTGGCACATGACCGCAGGAGGAGATCGCCATGTCCACGATGGCAGAATTGCTCGCGCTCGAACACGAAGGCTGGCAGTCCCTGTGCCGCGGCACGGGCGGCGCGCACTACGGCCGCGTGATGACTGAGGACGGCGTGATGGTCCTCGCGCACGGCATGGTTTTCGATCGTGCGGCGGTGATCGATTCTCTCGACCAGGCGCCCACCTGGGACGACTACCAGATCAGCGACGAGCGGGTGGTCGACGGCGCGGCCGGTGCTGACATCCTCGTCTACACCGCGCGCGCCACCCGCGCAGAGCAGCCCCCGTTCGTCGCGCTCATGTCCAGTGTGTACGTTCAGCGAAACGGTGAGCGCCGGCTTGCGCTCTACCAGCAGACCCCGATTCCCGACGCCGCAGGCTCGCCGAGCTGATCGACGAACCGTGGGCGTTCACTCGCCCTCGTTGACCTGTGCCAGCACGCGGTCGCGGGCGTGGGCGAGATGCTCGATGAGCGCGGTGCATGCGCGTTCCTCGTCGCCGTCGCGGATCGCCGCCATGATGGCTTCGTGCTCGCTGACCACAGTGGACGGCGTCGTGCGGCGGTGGGCAGCGTACTGACCCATCGTGAGGTGGATTTCCCCGGAGATCATCTCGTACATCCGCGAGAGTCGTTCGCTGCTCAAGCCGTGCACCAGCCCCCAGTGGAAGGCGATATCAGCCTGCACCTGCTCCGCGAAGTCGCCGCGATCAGCCGCCTGGGTCATGGTCGTCTGCGCCTGGGTCATCTCCGGAGGCAGCCGCTGGTTGCGGGCCAAGTGCGCCGTGGCGGCAGCCTCGAATGTCTCCCGGCTGAAGAACAGGTCTGCGATCTCGGCGGCCGCCAGCTGGGGGACCACAGCGGACTTGTGCGCCACTCGGCGCAGCAGCCCCAAACTGGTGAGACGTTCAAGGCACGACTTCGCCGTCGGGCGAGCCACACCGTACTCATCGGCCACTCGCTGTTCGGTGACCCGTTCCCCAGGTGCAATCTCGCCATTGATGATGCGCGCGCGCAGGGACTCGAAGAGCGCCTCCGTCAGCGACGCAGGGCCGAGTTTGATCTGGCTGCTACTCGTCGACACTCCTCATCCTTCCTGTGCACCGCGGGCGACGGTGACGGCGCCGGCCGGATCCGGCCACGTCATGACGCCTTCTCGGTGTCGCAACTTGACAGACATCATGACAGTTCGTGGCGGTCACCGTCCCACGGATCACCGCAGCCAGTTCAGCGTGTCGCCGGTGGCGCGGGTCGGCTTGTACTCCGCCGCGACGGTTCCGCGGTAGCCGCCGGCGCGCAGACCGGCGGCGATGGCGGCGAAGTCGAGTTCTCCGGAGCCCGGCTCCCCGCGCCCCGGTGAATCGGCGAGTTGGACATGCCCGATCTCGCCCGCCCGCCGTTGCGCCACGGCTGCCACATCGACACCGTTCATGCCCAGGTGGAAGGAGTCGAACAGCAGCGCCAGCCGCGGCGAGCCGACCTCGTCGATCAGTGCCGCGACGTCCTCGTCGTCGTGCAAGGGGTAGGAACCGTTCAGTCCGCGGGCGAGCGGCTCCACCAGGATGGTGCCGTCGATCTCGGCCACGGCCTCCGCGGCTCGTCGATAGGCCCCGACGGCGTGGGCTCGCTGGGCCTGCTCCTCGCCCTCGTCAGGCTGTCCGTAGAGCAGGTTGAACCTCCGGACTCCGGTGGCGCGTGCCAGGCGCAGGAGTGCGCCCGTCGAACGATCGAGCTCCTCGGCGCGCTCGGGCCGGCAGGTCACGCCGCGCTCGCCGCCGGGCATGTCGCCGGCGTAGAAGTTCAGGCCGATCAGTTGCACGCCGGCGTCGGCGATCCGCGCGGCGACCTCGTCCACCCGGTCGTTTCCCGGGTGCGGTTCGGTGAACGGCCACCAGCTCTCCACGGTGCGGAAGCCGGCGTCGGCTGCGGCCTGGAAGCGGTCGAGGTAGTGGACCTCGGTGAACAGGAGGGACACATTGGCGCTGACGTCGTAGTCGTTGAACTGCATGAGCCCACCTTGCCATAGTTGTGCTCGACATGTAAGCATGTATGACAATCAGCGACGATCGGAGAACAGCGGTGACGCTCACGCACGCACAACCCGGCGAGGTCATTGGTCTGCGTACCCCGGAGTGGTACCGCGGTGCCACCCGATGGACGCAGCTGACCTTCACCGACGACGATCCGGCCACTCTGGACGTGGACTTCTGGATCGACGTGATGCGCCGGTCCGCCTCGAATGCGCTGTGCCTGAGCGCCGGCGGCTACATGGCCTTCTATCCCACCCAGATCCCGTGGCACCACCGCAGCGCCTTCCTCGGCGACACCGACCCCTTCGGGGCCCTCGTGGAGGGGGCGCGATCGCTGGGCATGCACGTGATGGCCCGGGTGGACCCGCACGCCATCCACCAGGACGCCGCCGACGCCCACCCCGAGTGGCTGGCCCGGGACGAGGACGGCCAGCCGATCCCGCACAGTTCGGTGCCGGGCCTGTGGTGGACCGACCCGTTCAGCAGCTACCACACCGAGTTCACCACCGAGGTCGCCCGCGAGATCGTGCGCGAGTACGACGTCGACGCGGTCTTCGCCAATCGCTGGGACGGCCCCCGCTCGGTGTCCCACACCGAGGCCACGGCGCAGCGCTTCACTGCCGACACGGGCCTCGCGCTCCCGCGTGTCGCGAATCTGGATGACCCGGCCTGGCCGGCCTATGCCGCCTGGCACAGCCGCCGGCTCAGCGAATTGGTGGTGCTCTGGGATGACGCCGTGCGGGAGATCAAACCGCACGTACGGTTCATCCCCAACCGCGGCGCCGCCCTGACCCGGGACCTGGTTCACGAGCTCGTGGATGACCGCTACCCCATGTTCTTCGTCGACAAGCAGGGCCGTTCCGACCTGGAACCCGCCTGGACACCCGGCCGGATCGGCAAGCGGGCGCGTGGACTCTATCCCGACCGTCCCGTCGCGCTGATCACCTCGGTCGGACCGGAGCACCACGAGCTGCGCTGGAAGGACTCCGTGGCCGACCCGGAAGAGACGAAGGCCCTCGTGGTCGATGGCTTCGCCCAGGGCGCACTGCCCTGGTTCACCAAGTTCAAAGCCGAGAACTTCGATGACCGCTGGGTGCAGCCGATCGTGGACGCCTACCGGCTGCACGAGCGCTGTGAGCCCGTGATCGGGCGGCTGCGGTACACGGCCGAGGTGGCCATCCTGGATAGCCGGGGCACCGCCGGGCGTACGCCATGGACGCCGCCGCCGGGACGAGAGGCCCACGAGGACGGCGTTTACCAGGCCCTCCTGGAGGCGCGGATCCCGTTCGAGTACGTAGCCGACGAGGCGCTCAGTGCCGACCGGCTGGCCGGTATCCGCGTGTTGGTGTTGCCGGCGACCCCCGAACTCACGCCGCAGCAGGTGGGCGTGATCGAGGGGTTCGTGGCCGCGGGCGGCGCCGTGGTGGCTGCCCATGACTCCAGCGTGCGGGGGCCGGCCGGCTCCCGTGAACTCGCCCTCGGTGACGTGTTCGGTGTCCGGCTGCGCCAGGATGTGCGGGGCCCGCTGAAGAACAAGTACATGGCGATCACCGCCGATCATCCGCTGTCCGCCGGCTACGAGGGCGCCCAGCGGATCGTGGCCGGATCGCTTGTGCTCGGAGTCGAGCAGATCCCCACGGCCGAGGGCGTCACGGTCCCGTTCCGGTTCGTGCCGGACTATCCCGACCTGCCGATGGAAGAGGTCTACCCACGCGAAGCACCGGATGAGCCCGCCGTGATCGCCCGCGAGCACGCCTCCGGCGGGCGCACGGTCTACGTGGCCTTCAACATCGGGGAGATCTACTGGGAAGCCCTGCAGTCCGACCACGGACGACTGATCGCCAACGCAGTGCGCTGGGCCCTGGCCGACTCGCCCCGCGTGCAGGTCGCCGGCCGCGGCATGGTCGACCTCGCCGTCCAGGAGGGCGAACGGGAGCTGGCCGTGAGCGTGGTCAACCTGACCAACCCGATGGCCATGCGTGGCCAGGCGCACGAGCTGATCCCGCTCACCGGCCAGAGCGTGCGGGTACGCCTGCCCGAGGGGGTGCAGGAGGCCCGCGCACGCCTCGTCGTCGCCGGAGAGGACGTTCCCGTGAGCGTGCGCGAGGGCCACGCCGAGGTTGCCCTGCCCGCCATCGACCACCTTGAGGTGGTCCACCTGACCTGGTAGCAGGCCGGGCCGCCGGTGCGCCGGCGGCCCGTGCTGTGCGAACCGTAGGCCCCGGACCGGGGCACGACCACAACCGTGCGGACGGCTGTCTGCGCGAAAGGAGGATCTCGTGCGAATCGGATTCATCGGACTCGGAGTCATGGGCGTGCCCATGGCGCTCAACCTCATCAACGCCGGCCACTCGCTCACCGTGCACCGCGTCAAGGAGCGCTCCCAGGTGCTCGTGGAGGCCGGCGCCACCCCGGCCGGTTCGGCCGCCGACGTCGCCCGGGCCGCGGAGGTGGTGATCCTGATGCTCCCCGACACCCCCGACGTCGAGCACGTGCTCACCGCCGACGACGGCGTCCTCGCCGGCCTGGCGCCCGGCACCCTGGTGATCGACATGAGCTCGATCTCCCCGGTCGCCACGCGCAGCCTCGCCGAGCAGGTCGAGGCAGCCGGCGGCGGGTACGTCGACGCCCCCGTCTCCGGCGGTGAGGTGGGCGCCCGCGACGGCGCCCTGACCATCTTCGTCGGCGGCACCGATGAGGCCGTCGAGCGGGCGAGGCCGCTGCTGGAGGTCATGGGAAAGACGATCACCCACCTCGGACCGGCCGGCTCCGGCCAGGCCACCAAGGTGGTCAACCAGATCATCGTCGGCCTCACGATCGAAGCCGTCGCCGAGGGCCTGGCCGTGGCCGAGGCCTCCGGGATCGACCCCGCCGCCGTACGTGAGGCGCTCTCGGGCGGATTTGCCTCCTCGCGCATCTTGGAGATGCACGGCAAGCGGATGGTGGAGCGCACCTTCGACCCGGGGTTCCGGATGCGGCTGCACCGCAAGGACCTGGGCCTGGCGCTCGCGGCCGCCGAGCACCACGGCACCCCGGTGCCCGGCGTGCAGGCCGTCGCCGCGCAGATGGACGCCGCAATCGCCCGCGACTGGGCCGAGCTGGACCACTCCGCGCTGTTCCGCCTGCTCACCGAGGAGCCCACCTCGTGAGCGAGCCCTGGTGGCACACCCCGTTCCGTACCTTCCAGACGAACCTGCGTGAGATCGACGCCGGGCTGGACGTCGAATCCGTGCTCGATGCCATCGAGGACTACGGCGCCGACACCTGGCTGCTCAGCGTGGGCGGCATCATCGCCAACTATCCGAGCGAGCTGGACTGCCAGAGCGTCAACCCCGCCCTGGCCGAGCGCGAGTCCGGCGATCTGATCGGGGACGCCGTCGCGGCAGCCCGGGCGCGCGGTATCCGGGTGCTCGGACGGATGGACTTCTCCAAGATCGACGCCCGCCGCGCCGAGGCGAACCCCCAGTGGTGCTTCGTCAGCCCCGACGGCGCCCCGCAGCTCTACAACGGCTACCGCAGCGTCTGCCCGAGCGGTGAGTACTACCAGAGCAAGTCTTTCGATGTGATCAGCGAGGTGCTCGGCCGCTACGACCTGGCCGGGTTCTTCTTCAACTGGATGTCCTTCAACGAGCGTGACTACAGCCGCCGCTACTGGGGCGTGTGCCACTGCGAACCCTGCCTGGCCGGGTTTCGTGCATTCGCACCCGGCGTCGAGCATCCGCGCGACCCCGGCTCACCCGGCTATCGCACCTGGCAGCGCTTCGCCGCCGGCGTGCTCGATGACCTGACCGCCAGGATGCGGGCGCATGTGCGCTCTCTCGCCCCCGAGGCAGGCCTCATCCTCGGCGACCGGGCCGACATCACCTTCCACGAGGCGAACAACGCCGTCGGGCGCCCGCTATGGCACCACGCCACCGCCGAAGCAGTCAGCGCGGCCCGGTCGGGGGACCCGGCCCGGCCGGTGTTCGTCAACGCTGTGAGCTTCGTGGACATGCCCTACCGATGGGCGGGGGAGGATCCGCACCATCTCGGCCAGTACCTGCTGCAGGCCATCGCCCACGGTGCCCAGCCCTCCACCTACATCATGGGTGGCCCGGCCGACAGCCCCTTTGAGGCGCTGGACGTGGGCCGGCAGATCACGCGGTTCCATCGTGACCACGCCGACGTCTACGCCGGCCTGACCTCCACGGCGAGAGTGGCCCTGGTGCGCACGTCCGCGACCGAGGAGATCGAGCGCCGCACGTCGGAGTTCCAGGGGTGCTATCTCAGCCTCGTCGAACGCCACGTGCCCTTCGACGTGGTCCGTCAGCACCGCCTCGATCAGGTGGCCGCCGACCGGTACGACCTCGTGGTGGTGCCCGACGGCGGGGCGTTGCGCCCCGAGGAGGTCTCCGCCCTGGAGGGCGTACTGGCCGCCGGTGGCACCGTGGCGCTGACCGGGGATTCGGGCTGGTCCGAGGGTGCCCTGCAGCTCGCAGGCGATGTGGCCACGCAGAAGGCGGTGTTCGCCACCGAGGAGTCGGTGCGCTCGCTGCACCTACCCGTGGGCGAGAACGAGGGAGACCTGACCCCCGTCGTCGGCGGCTTCGCCGTGCTCGAGCCCGGGCCGCAGGCACGCTCGGGCTGGCACGCCTGGGGCCGGGCGCTGTATGGCCCGCCGGAGAAGTGCTACGGGCACGACCGCACGGGTCATCCCGGCTGGGTCAGTGCCGATGTGGGCCCCGGGCGGCTGGTGGTGCTGCCGTGGCGCCCGGGCCTGGTCTATCGCGAGGTCGGGCTGTCCCGCGTGCGCGACGCCTGGGTGGCCACGGTGCTGGAGCAGACCCGCGCGGAGGGCGGGCTCGCCGTCGGGACCGACCTGCCCGAGCAGCTGCAGATCGTGCCCGGGCGAAGTTCGGCCGGCCCGGTGATCCACCTGCTGAACCGCTCAGGTGACGCCTCGCAGCGGTTCGTCCAGCCGCTGCCGATCGCTCCCGGCACGGTGCGCCTCCGGCTTGAGCGCGACCCCACCAGGGCGCGCGCTCTGGTGGCCGGAGTGGACCTGAACTGGACTCGTGAGGGCGAGGAGGTGGTGATCCACACCCCGCAGATCGGGGCGTTCGACGTCCTGAACCTCACAGGCGCATAACAACTATACGTGTACTATTGACATACAATCTGGCTGGCGCCAGAGTGATGACGGCCGATGAAGCCCACCTTTCTTCCAACGACGGGAGCACCACGATGCGAGACCTCAATCGACGCACTCTTCTGATCGCCGCGGCAAGCATGGCCGGGGCCGGAACCCTTGCCGGCTGCAGCGGCGTCGGCGGCGGGGGAGGTGGCGGCGGCGATGACGCCTCCGGCTCCGTGCGCTATGCCTTCTGGGGCAACAACGTGCGCCTGGAGAACTACCAGGACGCGTTCGATCGAATGATGGAGATCAACTCGGACGTGACCCTGGAGACGGAGTTCGCCGAGTACAACGCATTCCAGGAGCGGATGACCACCCAGATGGCCGCCGGGAACGTGGCGGACATCTTCTGGATCCCCTCGGCATCCGTGATGAGCTACTACGCGAACGACCTGTACCGGCCGCTCAGTGGCATCTCCAGCCTCGACCTGTCCGACTTCAGCGAGCAGGATCTGCGCGACTTCGAGCTCGCCGGTGAGTTGAACACGATGCCGCACGGGATCTTCGTGCCGGTGCTGCGCAGCAACGTCACCCTCGCCGAGGAGGACGGCGTCACGATCCCGGCGAACTGGACTTGGGATGAGCTGGCCGAGTTCGCCCGTGACTACACCGCCAACAGCGCCGATGGCCGGTTCGCATTGCCGTACAACGCCTCGCACGACCTCACCTTCGAGGCCTGGCTGCGCCAGCACGGCGAGCAGCTGTGGACCGAGGATGGGCAGATCGGCTTCAGCGAGGACGGCCTGGCGAGCTGGGTTGACTGGTGGGAGAAGTTGCGCGCGGACGGGGTGACTCCCGAGCTCGGTGAGCAGGACGGCGTCGAGCCCAGCTGGGAGGACGTGGGCAACCGCACCCTGATGTGGACGGGGAACTCCAACCACATCGTCGACGATGCCACCACCTTCCCGGACCAGGAGTTCGCACTGCACCACATGCCCGAGGCAGCCGATGCCCCGGACGGTCACCAGTTCCTCTACTTCCCGCGGATGGCCATTTACCAGGGCGTCAGCGATGAGCAGGCCGAGCTCGCTGGTGAAGTGGTGTCGTTCTGCACCTCGAACTCGGAGATCCACGAATACGTGGGCCTGACGATGGGTGCTCCGGTGAGCCCGCGGGTGACCGAAGAGGTTCGCGAGTTCGCCAGCGACTACGAGCTGCAGATGCTCGACGTGGTCACGGCGGATCGGGAGATCGAGCGCACGCCCCGCTACGAGGCGCCTCCGGGCACGAACACCTGGCGCACGGAGATGACGCGCATGCTCGAGCGGGTCACTCTCGGTGACGTCAGTGTCTCCCAGGGCGCAACCGACCTGATCGCCGAGATCAACCGCGGCATCGAACGGGCAGCGGACTGAGCCGATGGCTGACACTCTCACCCCTGCTCGGCCGCCGGATACCCGGCGGCCGAAGGCGGGCAAACTGACCCGACAGGATGGCGCGGCGCATGTGTTCATGGCGCCGTGGTTGATCGGGCTGGTCGCGGTGACGGCGCTGCCGATGTTCGCCTCGCTGTACCTGGCCTTCACCGATTACAACATCCTCTCCAGCCCCACGTGGGTGGGCACGGAGAACTTCGAGCGGTTGGTGGGCGATGACCGGTTCTGGAGCGCGGCGGGAGTCACGGTCACCTATGTGCTGGTGTCCGTGCCGCTCCAGCTCGCCTTCGCCCTCGCGCTCGCGCTGATCCTGGACAAGGGATTACGCGGTTTGGCGATCTACCGCAGCGCCTACTATCTGCCCTCCCTGCTGGGAACCAGCGTGGCGGTGGCCGTGCTGTGGAAGCAGATCTTCGGCTTCGACGGGCTGATCAACCAGGCACTCGCCCTGGTCGGGATCGAGGGGCAGAACTGGCTGCAGAACCCGGACACGGCGCTCGGCACTCTGATCGTGCTGAATGCGTGGACGTTCGGCTCACCGATGGTGATCTTCCTGGCGGGGCTGCGCCAAATTCCGGAGGAACTGTACGAGGCCTCCCGGGTGGACGGCGCCTCGATCCTGCGCCAGTTCGCCTCAATCACCATCCCGCTGCTGACGCCGATCATCTTCTTCAACCTCATTCTGCAGACGATCGGATCGTTCCAGGCGTTCACCCAGGCGCACGTGATCAGCAGCGGTACCGGCGGTCCCGTGGACTCCACGCTCTTCTACACGCTCTACATCTACCAGCAGGCCTTCGTGAACTTCGATATGGGATATGCCTCTGCCCTGGCGTGGGTGCTGATGGTGGTCATCGCGATCATCACGGCTGTGCACTTCACCCTGTCGAAGCGCTGGGTCTTCTACGGAGACTGACATGACCGCTCCCACTCTCGACTCCCGACGCTCCCCGAGCACTCCTGGCGACCCACCGGAGCGGACAGTCCTTCCGTCCGTGCGCCGGGTCCGGCGGCGCAACAGCATCCTGCGGCATTCCGGGCTCATCCTGTTCGGGCTCTTCATGCTCTACCCGCTGGCCTGGATGGCGGTGAGCGCGTTCAAACCGGGCTACCTCGTCCTGACTGACCCGAGCCTGATCCCCACTGAACTCACCCTGGAGAACTTCCGCAACGGCTGGTACGTCGGGAACCTCTCGTTCCTGGTGTTCTTCGGCAACTCGTTCGTGGTGGCCGGCAGCGCGATCATCGGCAACCTGATCTCGTGCTCGCTGACCGCTTACGCCTTGGCGCGCCTGAACTTCCGGGCGCGCAAGGTCTACTTCGGGATCGTGCTGGCCTCGGTGATGCTGCCCATGCACGCGACGATGATCCCGCAGTACATCATCTTCTCCGAGCTGGACCTGGTGAACACGTTCATCCCGCTGGTGCTGCCGAAGTTCCTGGCCACCGATGCCTTCTTCATCTTCTTGATGGTGCAGTTCATCCGCGGCATCCCGCGTGAGCTCGATCAGGCCGCGTTCGTGGACGGGGCCGGACCGTTCCGGACCTTCTGGTACATCATCCTGCCGCTGATGAAGCCCGCGCTGATCACCACCACGATCTTCACCTTCATCTGGACCTGGAACGACTTCTTCGGCCAGCTGATCTACCTCACCGATACCTCGGTGTACACGGTGCCGATCGCGCTGAACGCGTTGGTGGACTCGCAATCGAACCAGGGAGTGGGCACGCTGATGGCGATGTCGTTGCTCTCCTTGGTGCCGATCCTGTGCTTCTTCGCCTTCGCGCAGAAGTACCTGATTCGCGGGATCGCCACCACGGGCTTGAAATGAGCGGACGGCTTGACGTGAGCGGCGGGCCTGACGTGAACGGCGGGCCTGTGCGCAGTGCGCTGCTGGTCAAGGCGGCGGCCGGGATCGATGGGGAGCGGGTACAGGCGGCGGCCGGTGCCCGAGCGGTGCACCGGGTGGAGTCCTTCGCCCCGGAGGCGGTGCGAGCCGCCGGCGCCGATCCTGCGCTGGTGGGAGCAGTGCTCGGCGCCGGACCCTCGGACGATCTCTCCGCCCTTCCTGCGCTCACCTGGGTGCATAGCGGGGCGGCCGGTGTGGACGGCTGGCTGAGTGCCGGCTCCCCGCCCGACGGCGTGGTGCTCACCTCGGCGGTGGGCAACGGGGCGATCCCGCTGGCCGAGCATGCCTTGATGCTCATGTTGATGCTGAGCAGGCAGGCGCCGCGATGGTTCGCCGCGCAGCAACGTCACGTGTGGGACCGCTACACCCACGGCGAGTTGGCCGGCGCCACGCTCGGCATCATCGGCTACGGCAACAGCGGCCGCGACCTGGCGCGTAAGGCGCAGGCGTGCCATATGCCGGTGCAGGCGGTGCGGCGTGAGGACAGTGGCGCTGGTACCCACGGCGCAAGCGGTGCGGGTGCGAGCGGATACGGCGACGATGGCAGCGTGGATGACGCCGGTGTGCGGGTGTTCCGC
Protein-coding sequences here:
- a CDS encoding SurA N-terminal domain-containing protein; translated protein: MSITRPLIAVSVAAVVALAGCTSGSDGEGDPAETEPSASATDDTPAPEGEGGPEFPEADTDDLPDVVAVVNGEEIGRDEFLSSYEGQLQQAAMSQQTTGEEVDQDALKQQVVELLVNNRLLTQAASDAGIEPTDEDIQATLEDVAAQNGLGSADEVIAALEEQGVTEEQVRADAASQYQVSTFIESEADVEEPSEDELREQYDALVEQAEAQGEQTGDETEIPPFEEVRDQLASQATSEQQNAAVEGILADLREAGDVTINL
- a CDS encoding nuclear transport factor 2 family protein, whose amino-acid sequence is MSTMAELLALEHEGWQSLCRGTGGAHYGRVMTEDGVMVLAHGMVFDRAAVIDSLDQAPTWDDYQISDERVVDGAAGADILVYTARATRAEQPPFVALMSSVYVQRNGERRLALYQQTPIPDAAGSPS
- a CDS encoding GntR family transcriptional regulator, which translates into the protein MSTSSSQIKLGPASLTEALFESLRARIINGEIAPGERVTEQRVADEYGVARPTAKSCLERLTSLGLLRRVAHKSAVVPQLAAAEIADLFFSRETFEAAATAHLARNQRLPPEMTQAQTTMTQAADRGDFAEQVQADIAFHWGLVHGLSSERLSRMYEMISGEIHLTMGQYAAHRRTTPSTVVSEHEAIMAAIRDGDEERACTALIEHLAHARDRVLAQVNEGE
- a CDS encoding hydroxypyruvate isomerase family protein — protein: MQFNDYDVSANVSLLFTEVHYLDRFQAAADAGFRTVESWWPFTEPHPGNDRVDEVAARIADAGVQLIGLNFYAGDMPGGERGVTCRPERAEELDRSTGALLRLARATGVRRFNLLYGQPDEGEEQAQRAHAVGAYRRAAEAVAEIDGTILVEPLARGLNGSYPLHDDEDVAALIDEVGSPRLALLFDSFHLGMNGVDVAAVAQRRAGEIGHVQLADSPGRGEPGSGELDFAAIAAGLRAGGYRGTVAAEYKPTRATGDTLNWLR
- a CDS encoding family 10 glycosylhydrolase, which translates into the protein MTLTHAQPGEVIGLRTPEWYRGATRWTQLTFTDDDPATLDVDFWIDVMRRSASNALCLSAGGYMAFYPTQIPWHHRSAFLGDTDPFGALVEGARSLGMHVMARVDPHAIHQDAADAHPEWLARDEDGQPIPHSSVPGLWWTDPFSSYHTEFTTEVAREIVREYDVDAVFANRWDGPRSVSHTEATAQRFTADTGLALPRVANLDDPAWPAYAAWHSRRLSELVVLWDDAVREIKPHVRFIPNRGAALTRDLVHELVDDRYPMFFVDKQGRSDLEPAWTPGRIGKRARGLYPDRPVALITSVGPEHHELRWKDSVADPEETKALVVDGFAQGALPWFTKFKAENFDDRWVQPIVDAYRLHERCEPVIGRLRYTAEVAILDSRGTAGRTPWTPPPGREAHEDGVYQALLEARIPFEYVADEALSADRLAGIRVLVLPATPELTPQQVGVIEGFVAAGGAVVAAHDSSVRGPAGSRELALGDVFGVRLRQDVRGPLKNKYMAITADHPLSAGYEGAQRIVAGSLVLGVEQIPTAEGVTVPFRFVPDYPDLPMEEVYPREAPDEPAVIAREHASGGRTVYVAFNIGEIYWEALQSDHGRLIANAVRWALADSPRVQVAGRGMVDLAVQEGERELAVSVVNLTNPMAMRGQAHELIPLTGQSVRVRLPEGVQEARARLVVAGEDVPVSVREGHAEVALPAIDHLEVVHLTW
- a CDS encoding NAD(P)-dependent oxidoreductase; translation: MRIGFIGLGVMGVPMALNLINAGHSLTVHRVKERSQVLVEAGATPAGSAADVARAAEVVILMLPDTPDVEHVLTADDGVLAGLAPGTLVIDMSSISPVATRSLAEQVEAAGGGYVDAPVSGGEVGARDGALTIFVGGTDEAVERARPLLEVMGKTITHLGPAGSGQATKVVNQIIVGLTIEAVAEGLAVAEASGIDPAAVREALSGGFASSRILEMHGKRMVERTFDPGFRMRLHRKDLGLALAAAEHHGTPVPGVQAVAAQMDAAIARDWAELDHSALFRLLTEEPTS
- a CDS encoding alpha-amylase family protein, whose amino-acid sequence is MSEPWWHTPFRTFQTNLREIDAGLDVESVLDAIEDYGADTWLLSVGGIIANYPSELDCQSVNPALAERESGDLIGDAVAAARARGIRVLGRMDFSKIDARRAEANPQWCFVSPDGAPQLYNGYRSVCPSGEYYQSKSFDVISEVLGRYDLAGFFFNWMSFNERDYSRRYWGVCHCEPCLAGFRAFAPGVEHPRDPGSPGYRTWQRFAAGVLDDLTARMRAHVRSLAPEAGLILGDRADITFHEANNAVGRPLWHHATAEAVSAARSGDPARPVFVNAVSFVDMPYRWAGEDPHHLGQYLLQAIAHGAQPSTYIMGGPADSPFEALDVGRQITRFHRDHADVYAGLTSTARVALVRTSATEEIERRTSEFQGCYLSLVERHVPFDVVRQHRLDQVAADRYDLVVVPDGGALRPEEVSALEGVLAAGGTVALTGDSGWSEGALQLAGDVATQKAVFATEESVRSLHLPVGENEGDLTPVVGGFAVLEPGPQARSGWHAWGRALYGPPEKCYGHDRTGHPGWVSADVGPGRLVVLPWRPGLVYREVGLSRVRDAWVATVLEQTRAEGGLAVGTDLPEQLQIVPGRSSAGPVIHLLNRSGDASQRFVQPLPIAPGTVRLRLERDPTRARALVAGVDLNWTREGEEVVIHTPQIGAFDVLNLTGA